In the Phaeodactylum tricornutum CCAP 1055/1 chromosome 13, whole genome shotgun sequence genome, AGTTTATGACTCTTCGTGAGGCTGTAATGTGGTGAACATTTGTAGAGTTACTATTTCTCGTAATGAGCTTTTGATTGGATGATTGAAAGTGACTGTAAATGAATAGCAACGAAGATAAGAGAACAGGAAGGAACTTCTGAGATGAATCAAATGAAATAATTGTCGTTTACAACGGTGGAGAAGCAAAACATGAATGATACCAAATACACGCACACAATTTGCCGGTGGATACAACAATCGGATATTTCGACAGGTTTCGCGCTATTCGCAGGAATCACTCAGATTTCATTAACGCTCGTAAACATCTAAATGGTCCCCACGCGATCCATACAAAGTAGTGTTTTTGATGTCGTCTAATTCTCGGTCGGCATTCCCCCATTCTCTAGGGATTTCCAAAAGTCTGGATATCAGCGCGTCTGCTTCTATTGTTTGGGCCCTCCTTGTTGATGTAGACTCTTATCCGAATCACCTTTCTACTTGCATGAGTGTAAGAGTGTATCAACCCCATCCCACCAATCGAAGAAATCCTAGGGGAAGCAGCAATGCATCACAAAACGTAGGCAGTGTCAAAGCAGGGTCCAAGTGGGTAGAGGTTCGACAGTTCAAAGGTCGCACATACAAGATGCTTGTGTCGACCACGGCTGTAGACAATGAGGAAGATGACCCAAAGTCGTTCACTGTGGCGACGGACGCGCTGGGTTCTACCAGCACGGCAACTCATACCCTGACAACCATAGACGAAAGGTCATGCCGATTGTCCTTGTCGTATGGTATCGTTCCACATCGGTGGTGGTCTCAAATATATTTCGCCTGCTTCAAGAGAATCCTCAGAAAAGACTGCCTGGAAGCCCTGGAGCATGATCTTGCTGACATTGCGAAAGCTgccgttgccgttgccaccgGACAAGATGAGGCTCGGTAAGAAAAAACCTGAACCAGTACTGAGCGCCACTAATTCTGAATGTCGAATCCGTGTTGGCCTTCCTTGATGATTGCGTTCTCTTTCTTCGTATTAAGGATATCTAGATTTGAATTTATCTTGAGAATATTTTATTGATCTGTTAAAGTTAGGTAGACATTCACACTATAGTGAAGAAAGTAGGGGTTCGGGAAGCGACCCGTTGGCGTTGTCTTGATCGGTCACTTCGTCGGTGTATACCAGTGAAGCGCTTTGACTTTCACAGGCTTCGGAAGTGTCGCTAGATTCCGTTTCAGGATCAACAAAGGGTCGAATGAAGAGAAGCAGGAGTCCTCCAACAAGTTGCATAATAGCCGTAATGGCAAATGTAAATTGGTAAGAGTGTTTGTCGGATAGAACACCACCGATTAGGGCACTCCCAGTCCACCCAAACGATGATATACTCTCTAAACCTTTCCACATTGCTCTTTCATTCGACTTGACACTATCCATTAAAATGCTTTCGAGCAAAGGATAGGTGCAGTTCATTATCCCCGTTCGAATCAAGTCTGCAACACAAAAAAGGGTTAAACTCTATGAGAAATTCTGATCACCCCGACAGATATCCACAAGAATACAGCCGAAAAGACAGACTTACAAACCACGACAATGATTCCGATGCGCTTACTATCCCCCTGCTCCACACGGTTGCTTAGCCACGTCATGAAGAATAGGAGAGACACACCAGCCATGTTGAA is a window encoding:
- a CDS encoding predicted protein — its product is MSSNSRSAFPHSLGISKSLDISASASIVWALLVDVDSYPNHLSTCMSVRVYQPHPTNRRNPRGSSNASQNVGSVKAGSKWVEVRQFKGRTYKMLVSTTAVDNEEDDPKSFTVATDALGSTSTATHTLTTIDERSCRLSLSYGIVPHRWWSQIYFACFKRILRKDCLEALEHDLADIAKAAVAVATGQDEAR